From the Odocoileus virginianus isolate 20LAN1187 ecotype Illinois chromosome 21, Ovbor_1.2, whole genome shotgun sequence genome, one window contains:
- the IBSP gene encoding integrin-binding sialoprotein, giving the protein MKTVLILLSILGMACALSMKNLHRRAKLEDSEENGVFKYRPRYYLYKHAYFYPALKRFAVQSSSDSSEENGNGDSSEEEEEEEETSNEEGNNGGNEDSDENEDEESENATLSTTTLGYGEITPGTGDIGLAAIRLPKKAGATGKKATKEDESDEEEEEEEEEENEAEVDDNEQGINGTSSNSTEVDNGHGSSGGDNGEEEGEEESVTEAYTEGTAVAGETTISPNGGFKSTTPPQEVYGTTPPLFGKATTPGEYEQTGTNEYDNGYEIYESENGDPRGDSYRAYEDEYSYYKGRGYDSYDGQDYYSHQ; this is encoded by the exons ATGAAGACAGTTTTAATTTTGCTCAGCATTTTGGGAATGGCCTGTGCTCTTTCA atgaaaaatTTGCATCGAAGAGCCAAATTAGAGGATTCTGAAGAAAATGGG GTATTTAAGTACAGGCCCCGATACTATCTTTATAAGCATGCCTACTTTTATCCTGCTCTAAAACGATTTGCAGTTCAA aGCAGTAGTGACTcatctgaagaaaatggaaatggtgatagctcagaagaggaggaggaagaagag GAGACTTCAAATGAAGAAGGAAACAATGGAGGGAATGAAGATTCTGACgaaaatgaagatgaagaatCAGAGAATGCCACCCTTTCCACTACCACACTTGGCTATGGAGAGATTACACCTGGAACTGGAGACATAGGTCTAGCTGCCATCCGGCTTCCCAAGAAG GCTGGGGCTACAGGAAAGAAGGCTACAAAAGAGGATGAGAGTgatgaagaagaagaggaagaagaagaggaagaaaatgaggcaGAAGTGGATGACAATGAGCAAGGCATAAATGGCACCAGCAGCAACAGTACCGAGGTAGACAATGGCCATGGCAGCAGTGGTGGGGATAATGGAGAGGAAGAAGGCGAAGAGGAGAGTGTCACTGAAGCATATACAGAAGGAACCGCAGTGGCTGGAGAGACCACTATTTCTCCAAATGGTGGGTTTAAGTCTACAACCCCACCCCAGGAGGTCTACGGGACCACCCCACCACTGTTTGGGAAAGCCACCACCCCTGGGGAGTATGAACAAACAGGCACCAATGAGTATGACAATGGGTACGAAATCTATGAAAGTGAGAATGGAGATCCTCGTGGGGACAGTTATCGAGCCTATGAGGATGAGTATAGCTACTACAAAGGGCGTGGCTATGACAGCTATGATGGTCAAGATTACTACAGCCACCAGTGA